Sequence from the Cuniculiplasma divulgatum genome:
AGGCCGCAAGAGTGGTCGAGATGCTCACGAAGCACAAGCCTGTTTTCACCACTGCAAAGAAGACAGTCAGAGATTTCAACATAAGAAAAGGTCTCCAGATAGGCACAAAGGTGACCCTGAGGAAGAAGGATGCAGAAGATTTCCTCAAGCGTGCACTCTATGCCAGGGATTTCAAAATCCAGAGCTATTCGTTTGATCAGCAGGGAAATGCATACTTCGGAATTCCAGATTATACAGAATTCGAGGGCATGAAATATGATCCTGAGATCGGGATATTCGGCCTGGATGTCGCAGTAGTGCTCAAGAGAAAGGGTGGTTACAGGGTCCGAAGAAGGAGAATCGAATCCAAGGGCCTGCCAGCTACAATGAAGATTTCTAAGGAAGAATCAATGAAGTTCCTAGAGGAAAACTTCAAGGTCAATATTATAAGGTGATCAAATGTCACAGGTAAAACTTGAACCAAAGAGAAAATTCGGCCACAAGGAAGGCTGCGTAAGATGCGGCAGAAAGAGGGGCATGGTCAGAAGGTACGGTCTGAGACTGTGCAGGCAGTGCTTCAGGGAAACAGCCCCGTCGCTGGGCTTCAGGAAGTACAGTTGAGGTGAATTAATGAGACACGATCCGCTTAATGATATAATTAACAGCATAAAGAACGCATCCAGAATTGGGAAGAGAGAGATAGAGGCAGAACCGGCAGCAAACCTTATCGGGAGGGTGCTGAAGGTTATGCAGGATTACAACTACCTGAAGAGCTTCGAGGTAGTGGATGAGAATCGGGGCGGCAAGCTGAAGATAGTTCTCAGCAACACCATAAACAACTGTGGTGTGATAAAGCCGAGACTGCCCGTGAAGAAAGCCAATCTCGACAAGTATGAGGCAAGGTATCTTCCTGCACAGGACTTTGGCATTCTCATACTGACCACAACAAAGGGTGTAATGAGTCACATAGAAGCAAGGGAACAGGGTCTTGGAGGAAAGCTCCTGGCTTATGTTTATTGAGGTGTTTGAAAGATGATAGAATGGAAGGAAACGTGGACATATGAGATTCCATCCGGCGTTACCCTTTCTCTCAAGGACGGGGATATATCGGTCAAGGGCAAGCTTGGCGAGACCAGGCGCGTGTTCAGGGACAATTACGTTCGAGTAGAAAGCGAAGGGAAGAAGGTAAGGATACTCATCAGCAAGGACAACAGGAGGAACAGAGGTATCTCAGGAACATGGGCCTCAGAGATAAAGAATATGGCAACCGGAGTGCTGAATGGCTTTGAGTATGAGATGAAGATAGACTACACCCATTTTCCAATGAGGGTTTCAGTTAAGGGAAACAGCGTACTCATTGAGAATTTCCTGGGCGAGAGATCCCCAAGGACGGCGCTTATAATGGGCAACACCAAAGTAAGCGTGAAAGGTGACAGGGTTTTCATAAACGGCATTGACAAAAGGGACCTGGGCCACACTGCTGCAAACATTGAGAAGGCAACCATGATAAAGGGATTCGATCTGAGGGTATTCCAGGACGGAATATACCTTCTCAAGGAGTGATGATGTATGAGTAACATTAAACCTAAACTCACAGAAACTGAAAAAAAGATGCTGAAGAGGAAGAACCGGGATGCCATGAGAAGAGTTGAGTTCAGGCGCCAGGAGTGGTTCAGATACAAGAAGCTTGGCGATTCCTGGAGAAAACCCAGAGGAAAGCATTCAAAGCAGAGAGAACACCAGGCCAGAAGGCCACCGGTTGTTGACGCAGGATTCAGGACAGCAGCCTCCGTAAGGGGCCTGCATCCATCAGGCTTCAGGGAACAGATGGTCTACACACCATCAGATCTGGAGAAGCTTGACCCCATGCGTGAAGCAGCGAGGATCGGGGCATCAGTCGGATCAAGGAAGAGAGAAATGATAGAGGAAAAGGCTGCAGAGCTGAACATAAGAGTACTCAACCCGGAGGTGGAGTAACATGAAATTGAACACAGCCAGAAGACTGGCAGCAGATGAATTCAAATCCGGGCTATCAAGGGTATGGGTTGACACCAACAGCATAGACCAGGTCATGGAAGCAGCATCAAGGCAGGATATAAGGGACCTCATAAGGAGAAACGTAATCCAGGTGAAGCAGAAGAAAGGAAATTCAAATGCACGCCTGAAGAAGAGGGTAGTCCAGAGGTCAAAGGAACGAAGAAGAGGGCCTGGTTCAATCAAGGGAACAAAATATGCAAGATTCCCAAGAAAGGACAGATGGATTAAAACCATCAGGGCACTCAGGGACGAACTCAGGACAATGAAGAAGGACAACAGGATTGATGCCAAGACATTCAGGAAGTTCTACGTCCAGGTGAAGGGCGGGAACATACATTCAAGGGCTCAGCTGGTGCAGCACATGAAGTCCTCGGGTTATCTGGGTGATCAGAAATGATGTACAGTGTGATGAAAAGAAGGAGAGAGGGAGTTACAAACTACCACAAAAGACTGAAGCTCCTGATGTCCGGTCTTCCAAGACTGGTGGTCAGGCCATCAAATAAGGGCATGACAGCGCAGCTTGTGAATTACTCGGAGGGAGGAGACGTTGTCATTGCTACTGTCACCGAAAAGTCACTGAAAAAGCTGGGACTGGAAGTTGACGGGAACAGCGTTCCGGTATCATACCTGGTTGGATATGCACTTGGGCTGAAATGCAAGAAGAAGAAAGTAAAGAATGCAATACTGGATTCTGGGCGATACAACATAATCAAAGGCGGAAGAATTTCAGCTGTTCTGAAAGGCGTGGTTGATGCCGGGGTCAAGGTGCCCCATGAAGCATCCGTGTTCCCCAAGAAGGACAGGCTGAGCGGGAAGCACCTCAAAAACGGTGCAGCAATAAAGATTGACGAAATGAAGAAATTACTGGAGGAAAAGATATGAGCGAGGAAACCTGGATACCAACCACACAGCTGGGAAAGATGGTTGCATCCGGACAGATTAAAACCATGTCAGAGGCGCTGAGGACAAAACTGCCCCTGAAGGAATACCAGATAGTGGATTACCTGCTTCCGGAGATAAAGGACGAGGTCATAGACATAGAGCGGGCACAGAGGATGACTGACTCAGGTCGTCGAATGAATTACTCCGTTACTGCAGTCGTGGGAAACGAGGACGGATTCATAGGCCTCGGCCGGGGGAAGGCAAAGGAGGCTGCTCCTGCCATAAGGAAAGCAATTAACAATGCCAAGTTAAACATAATGGAAATCCGCAGGGGATGCGGTTCATGGGAATGCGGATGCGGACGTGCACATTCCCTGCCGTTCCTGGTAAAGGGAAAGTCAGGATCAGTTGAGGTAACACTCAAGCCTGCACCGCAGGGTGTTGGAAGGGCAGTGGGCGATATTGCCAAGATAGTACTTAGAATGGCGGGAATTGAAGATGCATGGGGTTTCGCCGATGGGCACACAAAGACAACGGTCAATTACGCCCTGGCGGCCTTTGACGCAATGAGGCAGACATCAAAGATGAAGGTCAATCAGTCTCTGAAGATCAGTACGCCTATTTACGTGGGGAGTGTAGCAAATGCTGGCAGTAATAAGGATTAGAGGAACAACGGGCATAAGGCCGGCAGCAGCAAAAACTGCCGAACTCATGAGGCTGAACAGGATCAACCATATGGTCCTTGTTGAAGATAACGATGTGAACAGGGGCATGCTGCAGAAAGTCAAGGACTATGTTACCTGGGGTGAAGTTGATGATGCAACTGTGGAGATGATTCTTAAATACAGGGCTCAGCTCAAGGGCCACAACCCTTTGATGGAAGAAGAGCTGAAGGATATCTCAGGTTACGAGACGTTTAAGGACCTCGCATCTGCAATAAACCAGGGGAAAATCAAATTCAAGGATATCCGTGACATTGTCCCGGTGGTAAGGCTTAACCCTCCCAAGGGAGGATACGAGGCTGTCAGGAAACCTGTTGGACAGGGTGGATCTGCAGGTTACAGGGGCAAGGATATCAACAGGCTTATCCTGGCCATGCTGAAATCAGGAGTTGATCTAAATGGTAAGAACTAGGACAAAGAAACTGAGAGGCGGACATTACGGTCGTGGAATGAAATCCGGCCGTGGAAAAGGTAAGAAAGGCGGCTCCGGGATGGCAGGACTTGGCAAGCACAGATGGGTCTGGCTCCTGAAGAACGACAGGGACCATTTCGGTGTCCATGGATTCACAAGCCACCATCAGGGCAATATAGAAATACCTTTGACACTCAATCAGCTCGATGCAAATCTGAACAGTTTCAGATCACAGGGATTTGCAAAGGAAGAAGGTGGAAAACTGGTCGTGGATCTAGGCGCGGCTGGTTATACCAAGCTTCTGGGATCTGGGGACTTCAGGATTAAATCTACCATAAGAGTCGGCAAGGTAACCGAAAAAGCATTAAGCAAGCTTTCATCTCAGGGCATTACGGTAGAGACTGATGGCGGACATTCAGAGGAATAAAGGCGTAGCAATACCCGTTATTGCGGTATACGCCATAGTTGTTGCAGCATTTGGCGAGCTTGACCATTACGGTCCTCTGAAGTTATTCGTAGTGGCGCTACTGGTGGCGCCGGTATTTTTCATTTCGTATCTTATTTTCAGCTATGCTGGGCCAAAGCAAAGTAAACTGTACGGCCTTGAGTATCTTACTTCAAAGCTGCCCGCAGTGAAGAAGGCCAAGGGTCACGTGCAGTTCAAATACAAGCTGCTGTGGACAGTTGCAGTGGTGCTCCTGTATTTTGCCCTCACGAACATCTACGTGTATGGGCTTAACACCACCCAGTCTGTGGACGTGTTCGCCTCCTTCAGGGCCATATTCGCAGGCGCTGAAGGTTCTCTTATGGACCTGGGAATAGGCCCAATAGTTACCGCCAGCATAGTCATGCAGCTCTTCGCAGGAGCAAAGATTTTCAACATAGATCTTCAGGATTCATCTGATAAGGCAATATACCAGGGTGTCCAGAAGCTCCTTGTAATAGTGATGATATTTGTTGAAGCAATTCCTCAGGCCTTCGGTTATCTGGTGCCGGATACTGCCCTTGTGAACTCACTGGCAGCATTTGCTCCCGGATACGGGCATTTTCTTGCACAGACAATCATAGTCGGACAGCTTTTCTTCGGTTCCTACCTGGTATTCCTCATGGATGAAGTTGTCTCCAAATACGGCATAGGATCGGGAATATCACTGTTCATAGCGGCAGGGGTTTCGCAGCAGCTCGTCACAGGAACAATAAACTGGCTGCCTTCCACCCTGACCTCATCACTTTCACTGACAAATCCACCGGCAGGGGCTATCCCGAAACTTCTTTACATAATCACGCACGCAAGCTCAGGATATCTCATATCCACAGGTATACCACAGATACTCTTCGAGCCTCCAAACCCCATAGTTGCTCTGCTGGGGACTCTGCTCATATTCTTCATAGTTGCGTATTTCCAGAGTAGCAAGATTGAACTTCCCATCGCCCATGAACGGGTCAGGGGTGCAAGGGGAAGATACCCTCTCCAGCTGCTCTATGCTTCAAATATACCTGTCATACTTGCAACTGCTCTTCTTGCCAATGTATCAATGTGGACACTGCTGTTCTGGAACAGTCCTGTACTGAGCCATATTCCGCTGCTTGGGCACAATCCACTGCTTGGAGCTTATCCTTCTGCAGCACAGGTCACTGCTCTGAATATCTCCCAGACCACTCCTACCGGAGGTCTGGCATTTTACCTGTTTTCGCCAAACGGGCTTTCAGACTGGCTGTTTCCCATACTTCAGCCGGGTACCGCACAGAGCGTGCTGTTCGGGCACACCGCGTGGCAGGAAGGAATTCACGTCCTGGTGTTCCTTGGTTTCATGATCATAGCAAGCGTGATCTTTGCAAAGTTCTGGATTGAAACAACCAATATGGGGCCATCCGCTGTTGCAAAGCAGATAATGTCCAGTGGTATGCAGATTCCAGGATTCAGGCGTGATCCCAAGGTCATAGAGCGGGTTTTGAAGAAATATATCCCAGCAATAACCGTTTTCAGCGGTGCTGTGGTGGGGTTACTTGCTGCAGGAGCCAATCTCATAGGGACGGTGGGGGATACCAGCGGTACAGGCCTTCTGCTGGCCGTAGGCATAGTTATACAGTTCTATGAGGCCATGGGCAGGGAACAGTTGATGGAGATGCATCCAGTCATCAGGCAGTTCTTCGTGGGTGGTTAATTGAGAGTAGTTATATCCGGTGTTGCGGGAGTTGGCAAATCCACCATTCTCGATATAGTTAAGAGCAGGACAAACTACGACATCATCAATTTCGGAACCCTGATGTTTGAAATGGCCAGAAACATAAATTTGGTGAGGGACAGGGACGAACTGAGGAAATTACCTGTAGATACACAGATGAACCTGCAGAAAAAGGCTTCAGCGGCTATTGGAAAGATGAATAATGTGATCATTGATACCCACATGACGATAAAGACACCCGACGGATACCTTCCGGGTCTGCCGGAGTGGGTGCTGAGGGAGCTGAAAGTTGCATCATACTATCTCATTGAGGCCCTGCCTTCACAGATACTCAGCAGGCGACAACACGACAGCACCAGAAGCCGTGACAGTGATAATGAGGAAGACATCAGGCAGCATCAGGAAGTGAACCGCTACTATGCTGCCTCTTATTCAGTCTATACCGGGGCAACAATAACATTCATTCAGAACATTGATGGAAAACCTGACATAGCAGCAGAGAATATAGTCAGGAGATTGATGCCTCATGACTGAGCAGCAGAAGACAACAATGAACAGGCCCGCTGTTGAAAAAAGCCAGCAGGCAGCCATGGGCAAGATGATGCGGTTCCAGATGATCTACATGATGGTGAGCATAGTCACCCTTATCGTGATCTTCAACGGAACAATAAGGAACGATATTGGAGTTGGCATGAGCGTGGTTCTTGTCCCAACCCTGGGATTCCATTACCAGTTGCCCATATTCACCATCATAGTTGTGGCAATTTTCATTGGGTTGATAACTTCCATTCCAAGGTATTTCTTCACAGACTGGATTCAGATGGGAAGAATCCAGAACAGGATGAGGGCATTCAACAAGGTGTATTCCCAGGCCATGAGGTCCCAGCAGAAAGACAAGGTCCAGAAAATGCAGAAAATGAGGATGGAGATGTCCATAGAGCAATCACAGCTCAGCATGAACCAGATGAAGCCGTTGATGGTCCTGACAATATTCACTTTGCTGCTCTTCGCCTGGATATATTACTTTGTCACAAGGGTGCCATACCAGATTATAGCATTCCCATGGGACTATAATGTGAACATAGCAACAGCGCATTTGTGGACATTCCCGTACTGGTTCATAGCAGATATACTTGCCACATCCGCTTTTGGATACCTTGCAACAAGTATAATCAAGTACTTTGATTTCAGCCACAAGTTGAGGAAAGCGGAAAAATCGGAACGCTATGAGAGTCACAATTAGTGGCCCCATAGGCAGTGGCAAATCCACTGCAGGCCGCATCATCTCAGGGATGCTCGGGCTAAAATTTTTCTCTGGTGGTTACTTTTTCAGGGAAAAAGCCTCAACAATGGGCATGACAGTAGAAGAGTTCAATGTCTATGCCGAAACCCATGAGGCAGTTGATCGTGACCTGGATGCAATGATTGCATCTTTCCTGATGGATAATGACGATGTTGTTGTGGAATCGCGCCTTGCGGGATGGATCTGCCACCGATCAGGCATTTCCGCATTCAAGGTGTTTCTCAACGCCTCGCTTGATGTCAGATACGCAAGGATAAAGAAGCGTGAGGGAGACGAAAGGGATCTCAGGGAAAGGATGGTGGAGAGGGAAGCCTCCGAGGCAAGGAGGTACCTCCAGTATTATGGAATAGATTATTCCGACACCAGCATATACGACATGGTTATAGGTTCAGATACACTGACTGCCCAAGAGGTTGCAGAGAGGATTTATGAACGAATCATCGGAGAAGAACAGAGAAAACAGTATTGACGGATTCGTTGTCATAGACAAGCCAAAGGGCCCCACAAGCCACCAGGTTGATTACTGGGTTAGGCAGATTCTGGACGTTGAGAAAGTCGGCCACATAGGCACACTTGATCCCAACGCAACTGGGGTTCTGGTAATGGCCATTGGCAAGGCCGTTAAACTCATCGACGTTGCCCACGAATATCCCAAGGAATATGTAACAGTAATGCGGCTCTACGGAGATTTTGGCCGGGACCAGCTTGAAGCTGCATTTGACCAGTTCAAGGGGGAGATATATCAGCTCCCCCCAATGAAATCGGCCGTTGCAAGGGCCCTGAGAATCCGCAGGATTTATGAGCTTGAGATAAAGGAGGTGCAGGATCGTCTGGTACTCTACAGGGTAAAGTGTGAATCAGGCACTTACATAAGGACCCTGTGCATTGACATTGGCTATGTTCTTGGGCCTGGTGCCCAGATGGCTGAACTCAGACGCACTGCCACAGGCCCATTCGATGAATCAATGATCCACACATTGCAGGAACTGTCAGATGCTGCGTACATGAGCAAGAATGGCGATCCTTCCAGGCTTCAGGGAATGATTATACCCATGCTGGAACTCTTCAGGAATGATCCGAAGATCGTGGTGAAGCGTACAACTCTATCCAACATAGCCCACGGCTCAGATCTTTTTCCAGGCGGCATAAGGGCCATTACAGGTAAGCCCATGAAGGGGGACCGGGTTGCTGTGGTAACCGAGGATAATGAGCTGGTGGGGACAGGCAAGATGCTTGTCAATTACGATTCAATAATGGATCTCAAGGTTGTTGACTTTGACAGGATACTGCTGGAAAATCCTGATCAGAAGCCTGCCCCGGCAGTTCCAGTAATCCGGGAGCCGCCACGCAGGCCTTCCAGTACTTACCGGAATAACAGTGGCGGAGGTCAGAGGCGCAGGCCCCCAATGAGGAACGACAGGCGACCACAGGGAAAGGGATCATATGGAAGGAAGAGGGAAAGATAAGGCCAGCAAAGTCATGTGGTATGGATACCCAAGGCCAATGGGATTCGCTGTCTTCAGCAATATAGAAGAGGATTACAGCAGGATATTTGATGACCTGAGGAACGGTAAGATCCCTGAAGCAGAGGTTGTGGACCGCCCAGATCTTCCAGATTTGAGAGCCCTCATGATAGAGTACGCAAAGTACAGGGTGAAGAAGGAATTCCGGGAGGATCAGTACGTCAGGAAGTTCTATTCCCTTGTACCAGAGATAAACAAATCAATAAACCTGATCCTGGAGAAAGTCATGACATTCGGCCTCATAACAGGAGTCAACTACAACTCCGATGATCCGTGCCGGTTCTTCACGAACCTTGAGGGACTGGATCTCCCGGAGGACATATCGTCAATGATGTCCCAGATTTCATCATCTGTTACAGGACTGTGTGCCATGAGATCGTCGCTGATACAGTTTCTGTCAGAGCGGGTCCGGACCATTATGCCCAATACATGCAGGATAGCAGGCGAGGATCTGGCAACCGAACTGCTCTTTCATGCGGGCAGTCTCCGCAACCTTGCCCTGATGCCAGCCAGCAGCATACAGGTGCTGGGGGCGGAAAAGGCTCTCTTCAAGCATTTTGTTTCTGGGACTCCGCCGCCGAAGCATGGCATCCTGTTCCACTACAAGGGAATGTCATCACTACCGGCCAGAAGGCGGGGGCGTGCAGCAAGGGTCATTGCCGGGAAAATTGCCATAGCCTGCAGGGCAGACCTTTCCAGAGCAATGCTGGACACGGATAAAATGCTTGATCAGATTCGGGAAGTAATGAACCGTAAATAGTCAGGAGGAAAAGCTCTCCAGTTCCTTCTGCCTTAATGTTTTTGCCCTCTCCGGGGTTGGTGCCGGATAATCTCCCGTGAGGCATCCAAGGCACAGTGAATTCTCGTTCTTCCCTATGCTTCTCACCAGGCCCTGTATGGACACATAACCAAGTGAATCCGATCCTATCTCCTTTCTTATCTCTTCCATGTCCTTTCCAGATGCCAGGAACTGGTCTCTTGTTTTCATATCCACCCCGAAGTAGCATGGGGCAACTATGGGGGGCGATCCAATCCTTACATGGACCTCAACTGCGCCGGCATTCCTGAGGAGTGCCACAATGTGTTTCATGGTGTTTCCCCTCACGATGCTGTCATCCACAAGAATAACTCGCTTACCCTGAAGTTCGGACTTAATGGTGTTGAGTTTCAGCACAATGGCCTTCTTTCTGGCTTCCTGGGTAGGCATAATGAATGTCCTGTCAGAAAACCTGTTCTTTATGAGCCCCTCACTGTAGGGTATATGTGATTCCATGGAGTATCCAAGTGCCTGTGCCCTTCCCGAATCAGGAACGGGAATGACCACATCCGCCTCCACAGGGTGTTCCCTGGCAAGCTCACGTCCAAGGCGTATCCTTGATCCAAAAACTTCAACGTTGTCTATGACGCTGTCTGGCCTTGCAAAGTATACGTATTCGAACATGCAGTGGGCTGTCCGTGGGGCTGGCCGGACAAAAATTGTCTCGGGTCCCCTTTCGGTGATCTCAACGGCCTCTCCCGGTTTCACGTCGCGGATCTTGGCTGCCCCAAGTATGTCAAGTGCGCAGGTTTCAGATGCAACTATGAAGTTGCCTCCAAAGCGTCCCATAACTAGCGGCCTGATGCCCAGCGGATCCCTTATGGCGAAGAGCCGGTCATTTATCATCATTGTAACGGCATAAGCACCCTTGAGCCTGTCCATGGCGATCTTTATGCCGTTCTGTATTCCGTAGGCAGTAATGTCCCTGGCCAGCTCCATTAGAAGCACTTCTGTGTCCGATGATGTCAGGAAGGTGAGTCCCATTCGCATCATCTCCTCCCTCAGGGCATCCGCATTTGTGATCTCACCGTTATGTGACAGAGCTATGTGGCCCAGGGAATTTGACACAAGAAATGGGCCGGCATTCTCCATGGTCTTTGTGCCAGCAGTGGAATATCTGGTGTGTCCTATTCCAACATTTCCAGAAAGGTAGGAATCCGAATCAGACAATTTGTCGTTGAAGACCTCTGACACAAGACCCATGCCCTTGCGGACATTTATGGTGGAATTAACAAAAGTCGCAATGCCTGCACTTTCCTGCCCCCGGTGTTGCAGGGTCTTGAGAGATACAAGAAGAACCGGGTATGCCTGATCATCACCGCGGTAACCAACTACCGCGCAGTGATCATTTGGCTTTAGCCCATCTATAGGATCTGATTCTTGCTGCTGGGAATCCACAGTGAGAGCACCTCTTTTGCCTGACGTGGTATGTGTGATGACCACATCTGCGGCATGTAACGTGGACCTTCTTGTTGTTCATCTTTCCCATTACTGCTGTTCCATTGCTCATTGATTATCACCTTTTGATGGAGATACAAATATTACATTGTCGCCGCGAACAAGGATACGCTCAAAGACCCCCTTTGTTTCTCCCCTGATGGTCTCGCCGGCGTTCCTTATGACAAGGTTCATGTAAACGTCATAACCTTCAAGTATTCCGGAGTAACCCCTGTTACCCTTTACATCCACCATTACGTTCTTCTCTATGGATCCCCTGAGAACGTCCATTGGTTTTAGTGCACTTGGCTGTGGCTTAGGCATGTCTATTCCCGGCTGAATTGATAGTTCGTATTTAACTATTTGTAGGTTCACAATTTCGGGGCTGGATTGATTCTTTTAAAGCAGCAGGACCAGGCATAAGGAAAGGAACTGCGGTTCATAGTTCTGATCAACATACACGTGCTATTTCCCTGAACCGAAAATGATTATAATACAAACCGGAATTGCGAAGAATGACCATAAAGATACTGGAGAATCCAGCGAAAGAGGTGCGTCCTGCAGGTGCCATACGTTGTGATGTTGCGTGGAAGCTTTTCGATCCTGATAATATAGGTGATTTCAAAATGGAATCCATGAAAAACATGATCCGATTCACGCAGTGGCTCTGGGCAGATTTATCAAACAGATCAGGGTATTTGAGGAAGGATCATGGAAAGGTCGTCTGGATCATTGCCCCTGAACTGACAGAATCCGCCAGGAGCTATCTGG
This genomic interval carries:
- a CDS encoding LSM domain-containing protein, whose translation is MPKPQPSALKPMDVLRGSIEKNVMVDVKGNRGYSGILEGYDVYMNLVIRNAGETIRGETKGVFERILVRGDNVIFVSPSKGDNQ
- a CDS encoding RNA-guided pseudouridylation complex pseudouridine synthase subunit Cbf5 gives rise to the protein MNESSEKNRENSIDGFVVIDKPKGPTSHQVDYWVRQILDVEKVGHIGTLDPNATGVLVMAIGKAVKLIDVAHEYPKEYVTVMRLYGDFGRDQLEAAFDQFKGEIYQLPPMKSAVARALRIRRIYELEIKEVQDRLVLYRVKCESGTYIRTLCIDIGYVLGPGAQMAELRRTATGPFDESMIHTLQELSDAAYMSKNGDPSRLQGMIIPMLELFRNDPKIVVKRTTLSNIAHGSDLFPGGIRAITGKPMKGDRVAVVTEDNELVGTGKMLVNYDSIMDLKVVDFDRILLENPDQKPAPAVPVIREPPRRPSSTYRNNSGGGQRRRPPMRNDRRPQGKGSYGRKRER
- the purF gene encoding amidophosphoribosyltransferase; this translates as MDSQQQESDPIDGLKPNDHCAVVGYRGDDQAYPVLLVSLKTLQHRGQESAGIATFVNSTINVRKGMGLVSEVFNDKLSDSDSYLSGNVGIGHTRYSTAGTKTMENAGPFLVSNSLGHIALSHNGEITNADALREEMMRMGLTFLTSSDTEVLLMELARDITAYGIQNGIKIAMDRLKGAYAVTMMINDRLFAIRDPLGIRPLVMGRFGGNFIVASETCALDILGAAKIRDVKPGEAVEITERGPETIFVRPAPRTAHCMFEYVYFARPDSVIDNVEVFGSRIRLGRELAREHPVEADVVIPVPDSGRAQALGYSMESHIPYSEGLIKNRFSDRTFIMPTQEARKKAIVLKLNTIKSELQGKRVILVDDSIVRGNTMKHIVALLRNAGAVEVHVRIGSPPIVAPCYFGVDMKTRDQFLASGKDMEEIRKEIGSDSLGYVSIQGLVRSIGKNENSLCLGCLTGDYPAPTPERAKTLRQKELESFSS
- a CDS encoding 50S ribosomal protein L37e, which gives rise to MSNGTAVMGKMNNKKVHVTCRRCGHHTYHVRQKRCSHCGFPAARIRSYRWAKAK